The Solanum lycopersicum chromosome 6, SLM_r2.1 genome has a window encoding:
- the LOC101256601 gene encoding uncharacterized protein, translating to MEDNRYYMKRNQVPAFGSWDCNDNDFPIPFTECFESARQAGLIHYTYSQDSDLYVTGDLYQNHIVTPTMIVVPRRKKKGSYKEGRKEEWVMCDNCEKESPRHVVPATTRHVHRKPVDEDLYKISPDLLYTKSKMKGIRGFISSCLMPSCGC from the exons ATGGAG GACAACAGATATTACATGAAGCGTAATCAAGTTCCAGCATTTGGTAGCTGGGATTGTAATGATAATGATTTTCCAATTCCATTTACAGAGTGTTTTGAATCAGCTAGACAAGCTGGTTTAATTCACTATACTTACTCACAAGATTCAGATTTGTATGTAACTGGAGATCTTTACCAGAATCATATTGTTACTCCCACAATGATCGTTGTTCCTCGTCGTAAG AAAAAAGGAAGTTATAAAGAAGGAAGAAAAGAGGAATGGGTGATGTGTGATAATTGTGAGAAAGAGTCACCAAGGCATGTGGTTCCAGCAACTACTAGACATGTGCACAGAAAGCCTGTTGATGAAGATCTTTACAAGATTTCACCTGACTTGCTCTACACCAAGTCTAAAATG AAAGGCATCCGAGGATTCATATCAAGCTGCTTGATGCCAAGTTGTGGTTGTTGA
- the LOC101257576 gene encoding fimbrin-2, protein MAGYVGVFVSDTWLQSQFTQVELRRLKSHFNAMKRENGDLMLADLPSKMARIKHVGENLTEQERESFLRDSYKSLEEDVDFELFLQVYLKIQAHAAARMGNTAKSSSAFVKSATSTLLHTISESEKASYVAHINSYLADDEFLKKYLPIDPLTNDLFEVSKDGVLICKLINVAVPGTIDERAINMKRMLNPWERNENHTLCLNSAKAIGCTLVNIGTQDFIEGRRHLVLGVISQIIKIQLLADLNLKKTPQLLELVDDNKDAEELMSLPPEKILLRWMNFQLKKAKYEKIVTNFSSDIKDAEAYAHLLNVLAPEYINPTTLSVKEHLERAKLVLDHADRMGCKRYLTAKDIVEGSPNLNLAFVAHIFQHRNGLSTQTKEISFLEISPDEAQMSREERAFRFWINSLGNSSYIDNVFEDLRNGWLLLETLDKVSPGIVNWKIATKPPIKMPFRKVENCNQVVKIGKQLKFSLVNIAGNDIVQGNKKLILAYLWQLMRCNMLQLLKNLRFHSNGKEITDADILEWSNSKVRNSGSKSRMASFKDKSLSDGIFFLELLSAVHPRAVNWSLVTKGETEEQKKMNATYIISIARKLGCSIFLLPEDLIEVNQKMMLTLTASIMYWHLKQPMEDQISISDSDSSSVDTISTSTLDDTASECSMDDNSNR, encoded by the exons ATGGCTGGATATGTAGGTGTTTTTGTATCTGATACATGGCTTCAGAGTCAGTTCACTCAGGTTGAGCTTCGGCGATTGAAATCTCAC TTTAATGCGATGAAAAGAGAAAATGGAGATCTGATGCTCGCAGACTTACCATCTAAAATGGCCAGGATAAAGCACGTCGGTGAGAATCTTACAGAACAAGAAAGAGAGTCGTTTCTAAGAGATTCCTACAAAAGCTTGGAAGAAGATGTTGATTTCGAACTATTTCTTCAG GTTTATTTGAAAATCCAAGCACATGCTGCTGCAAGGATGGGAAATACTGCAAAGAGTTCATCAGCTTTTGTCAAGTCAGCAACTTCTACATTGCTCCACACAATTAGTGAATCTGAAAAGGCATCATATGTTGCACACATTAACAGCTATCTTGCGGATGATGAGTTTTTGAAGAAATATCTTCCTATTGATCCTTTAACTAATGATCTCTTTGAggtttccaaggatggagtTCTTATTTG CAAGCTTATCAATGTGGCTGTACCTGGAACAATTGATGAACGAGCAATAAACATGAAGAGAATGCTGAATCCATGGGAGAGGAATGAAAATCATACCTTGTGCCTCAACTCTGCTAAGGCAATTGGTTGTACTCTAGTGAATATTGGCACTCAGGACTTTATTGAAGGAAGG AGGCATCTAGTTCTTGGAGTGATATCTCAAATCATTAAG ATTCAACTATTGGCAGATCTCAACTTAAAGAAAACACCTCAGCTATTGGAGTTAGTTGATGATAACAAG GACGCAGAGGAGCTGATGAGTCTACCTCCAGAAAAAATCTTGCTCAGATGGATGAATTTTCAATTGAAAAAAGCTAAATACGAGAAAATTGTGACAAACTTCTCATCTGACATAAAG GATGCAGAAGCTTATGCTCACCTCTTAAATGTTCTTGCCCCGGAGTACATTAATCCCACTACACTCAGTGTGAAAGAACATTTAGAAAGAGCGAAGTTGGTTTTGGATCATGCGGATAGAATGGGTTGCAAAAGATACTTAACAGCAAAAGATATTGTGGAAGGCTCTCCAAATCTTAATCTTGCCTTTGTGGCACATATCTTTCAGCATAG GAATGGGCTGTCAACTCAAACAAAGGAAATATCCTTTCTGGAGATTTCACCAGATGAAGCTCAAATGTCCAGGGAGGAGAGAGCTTTCCGCTTTTGGATCAATAGTCTTGGAAATTCATCTTACATAGACAATGTTTTTGAAGATCTCAGAAATGG ATGGTTGCTTTTAGAGACACTTGACAAGGTGTCTCCTGGAATTGTTAATTGGAAAATTGCTACTAAGCCTCCAATTAAGATGCCGTTCAGAAAAGTAGAAAACTGCAATCAAGTTGTGAAGATTGGGAAGCAACTGAAGTTTTCTCTCGTAAATATTGCTGGAAATGACATTGTACagggaaataaaaaattaatattgg CTTACTTGTGGCAGTTAATGCGATGTAACATGCTTCAGCTCTTGAAGAATTTGAGATTTCATTCAAATGGGAAGGAAATCACTGATGCAGATATCTTAGAGTGGTCCAACAGCAAAGTAAGAAATTCAGGAAGCAAGAGTCGCATGGCTAGTTTTAAG GATAAGAGTTTGTCAGATGGCATCTTTTTCCTTGAGCTGCTTAGTGCTGTACACCCTCGAGCTGTTAACTGGAGCCTTGTTACAAAAGGAGAAACTG AGGAGCAAAAGAAGATGAACGCAACCTACATTATCAGTATTGCAAGGAAACTTGGatgttcaatatttttattaccCGAAGATCTGATTGAG GTAAATCAAAAGATGATGCTTACACTCACAGCAAGCATAATGTATTGGCACTTGAAACAACCAATGGAGGACCAAATTTCAATTTCAGATAGTGATAGTAGCTCAGTGGACACAATTTCAACCTCAACGTTGGATGATACCGCGTCTGAGTGTTCAATGGACGACAACAGCAACAGATAA